A genome region from Anastrepha ludens isolate Willacy chromosome 3, idAnaLude1.1, whole genome shotgun sequence includes the following:
- the LOC128858702 gene encoding uncharacterized protein LOC128858702 translates to MGSLPNLHELEEIERRREKRLEREQREQLREQRARDSSRERERMALFAQRKQSSYNAYLMAGLGMGGGTLGMAAAVGASHLTNAAAATGGIGVGAYTTATTKTLSGFAVGGAALLGIGTPALLAKHHHQHQHHRHSLTTRHRVLRTRSSGATHNIWDEQLMEHLAAYSPISTRSHRINPVSSYQVQAALAASRRRESINSSIGAASIRRLITLNNRNCRHKIPPHVRHKVCQSFIFLTLAHGLICAVLMPLLALQGSNSVWHQREQWLHVGPNIGSLLLSGCFLISAVMCLFTKRLIQKFGYTSVVSASYVATGIFLLCHLFPSIFTLLPAYILLGITYSPSWISKIALVVHYGSKLSCSQHECMFSSSHASDILDEHKLFCNRDQKVRRLARWFQVAQDMGIIFGALLASFFLACSASDWNCFADSETPIVEMKTTSLPGENLTETLPKAAELRAHSYSMTGFLFNIPGYFDDFYYHNEHGERICGADMCPVWHHDSSFDDTSNGTNETIYTQFINERSTGGGIALISVYFLFTAVATGLSLLGGKLQGSFRREVHSKGVTDTLLFAGPMAYFVGTEQAYMLGDFLRAFVSCSLGISMVAGALVGMGLMQCIVSCTLSMLLRHTKRIVVILAGFFFQSCLLLALSSWKPSSDDIALFYVLAASWGACNGMWETLLMALITLNHANHVTGVTSPLQGLRFLGLGITFAAHGLMCETPKIITMVIMLVVSLPAYAMLETKLEAQRKLQLINL, encoded by the exons ATGGGTAGCTTACCGAATTTGCACGAGTTGGAGGAAATAGAGCGCCGACGTGAGAAGCGTCTTGAGCGTGAGCAACGTGAGCAACTGCGAGAGCAACGGGCACGTGATTCGAGTCGCGAGCGTGAGCGTATGGCGTTATTCGCACAGCGTAAG CAATCATCCTACAACGCCTACTTAATGGCCGGTTTGGGTATGGGTGGAGGAACACTTGGCATGGCTGCTGCTGTGGGGGCCTCTCACCTAACAAATGCTGCTGCAGCAACTGGTGGCATCGGTGTTGGCGCCTATACAACAGCTACAACGAAAACTTTAAGTGGCTTTGCGGTGGGCGGTGCGGCACTGCTGGGCATAGGTACGCCCGCGTTGCTAGCCAAACACCATCATCAGCACCAACATCATCGGCACTCGTTAACAACACGGCATCGAGTGCTACGCACTAGAAGCTCGGGAGCGACACACAATATTTGGGACGAACAATTGATGGAG CACCTTGCCGCCTACTCACCGATTTCAACGCGTTCGCATCGCATTAATCCGGTGTCATCATATCAGGTGCAGGCCGCGCTGGCCGCTTCCCGCCGACGTGAGTCCATCAACAGTTCCATTGGTGCTGCTTCAATAAGACGCCTTATTACGCTTAATAATCGCAACTGCCGTCACAAGATTCCGCCACACGTACGACACAAAGTGTGCCAGAGCTTCATCTTCCTAACGTTAGCGCATGGCCTAATATGCGCCGTATTGATGCCGCTATTAGCGCTACAAGGTTCGAATTCGGTGTGGCATCAACGCGAGCAGTGGCTGCATGTGGGACCGAATATCGGCTCCCTTCTGCTAAGCGGTTGCTTTCTCATCTCCGCCGTTATGTGCCTATTTACCAAACGCCTTATACAAAAATTCGGTTATACGTCGGTGGTCAGTGCCAGCTACGTTGCAACGGGCATCTTTCTCTTATGTCACCTCTTTCCCTCCATCTTTACGTTACTGCCGGCATACATACTGCTCGGTATCACATACAGTCCATCATGGATTAGCAAAATTGCTTTGGTGGTGCATTACGGCAGCAAGCTGAGCTGTTCCCAGCACGAATGCATGTTCAGTTCTTCGCATGCCTCGGACATATTAGACGAGCACAAGCTTTTCTGCAATCGCGATCAGAAGGTGCGCCGTTTGGCGCGTTGGTTCCAGGTTGCACAAGACATGGGCATTATTTTCGGCGCATTGTTGGCGTCATTCTTTTTGGCCTGCAGCGCGAGTGACTGGAATTGTTTCGCTGACAGTGAGACGCCAATTGTGGAAATGAAAACGACTTCATTGCCCGGCGAGAATCTGACAGAAACACTGCCAAAGGCGGCAGAACTGCGGGCACATTCCTATAGCATGACGGGCTTTTTGTTTAACATACCGGGTTACTTTGATGATTTCTACTATCACAACGAACACGGTGAACGAATCTGTGGTGCCGACATGTGTCCTGTTTGGCATCATGATAGCAGCTTCGACGACACTAGCAATGGAACCAATGAAACTATTTACACGCAATTCATCAATGAGAGATCAACAGGCGGTGGCATTGCACTGATAAGTGTCTACTTTTTGTTCACAGCAGTTGCGACGGGTCTATCCCTCCTTGGTGGGAAATTACAGGGAAGCTTTCGACGAGAAGTGCATTCAAAAGGAGTAACGGATACGCTGCTCTTCGCTGGCCCAATGGCGTATTTCGTGGGAACCGAGCAGGCCTATATGCTAGGCGACTTTTTGCGG GCCTTCGTTTCTTGTTCTTTGGGTATTAGCATGGTGGCTGGCGCATTGGTCGGCATGGGTCTCATGCAATGCATTGTCTCCTGCACGCTGAGTATGCTGCTGCGACACACCAAACGTATTGTTGTCATTT TGGCCGGTTTCTTCTTTCAATCGTGTCTGCTACTTGCACTATCCAGCTGGAAGCCGTCCAGCGATGACATAGCGCTTTTCTATGTACTAGCCGCCTCGTGGGGTGCCTGTAACGGTATGTGGGAGACACTCTTAATGGCCTTAATCACGTTGAATCACGCAAACCACGTTACGGGAGTAACCAGTCCCTTACAAGGACTACGCTTCCTCGGCTTGGGTATCACCTTCGCTGCGCATGGCCTAATGTGTGAGACACCTAAAATTATCACTATGGTGATTATGTTGGTGGTGAGTTTGCCGGCGTATGCTATGTTGGAGACCAAACTGGAAGCGCAGCGTAAGTTGCAATTGATCAATTTGTGA